One Mycoplasmopsis bovigenitalium genomic window, GCTCAGCGCAAATTAATTTTGGCGGTGATTCAAGATTTTCAGTGCGTCAAAGTGTAATGAATTCACAAAATAGATTGAATAATGAAACAAGATTGCGGGCACAAAAATTAGGAACTGAATTCAAGCCAGAATCATTTATTACTCGTGATGCTTTCTCAGATGATCAAAACAAAAATTCAAACTACTTTGGCAAATTTAAGTCAATCAATAATGGTTGATTTAAAGACCGTTGATATAGAGATATGCTAAACTTTAGACTTTACGATGACAGCGGAAATCCAATTGAAGACGACACAATTCGTATTCAAGATTTAGAAGGAAATAAAGTAACAAATCGACCTCAAGCATACTGACAATATTACATTCAATCACAAGGTGTTGGTAAACGTAATTTATCTAATATTTGAAGAAACGCTCAAAAAGATGCGGTTGCTTTATTTGGTTATTTAAATAATGAAGATGCTCAAAAAGTTAACTATTTAGTGTTCGAAGATCTTGAAACTAAAGAAATTAAAACACTAAAAATTAACAAAAATTACACATCGAATATGTTCTATTACAAAACACAACATATTCACAATGAAGAAAAACCAGAATCACGCCACTACTTAAAAGATGAAAAATACAGTTACACCGATTCAAATGGTGAACACAAGGGAACAGGATTTACTGCTTGAGTTTCTGATTATGCAATTATGTCAAACTATGCAGACAAATTATTAACCCCAAATCACGAATACAAAATTTACTTTGCAGCAGATGAAAAAGGAACAAAAACACTTAATGTAGATCTAGGTTCATTTGAAAGTGTTTCAGAAAATGGAAAAACATTCTCACAAGCACCAACAGCAGTATACATTAAGGAAATTAACGGCGAAAAAGTGCCAGTTATGAGAGTTGGTGTTCAATTTAACGGATCAAAACAATAGGAGGAATTATGAGCTTTAAAAAATATCTTAAATTATCATTATTTACATCAATTTTAAGCGCCCCTCTTATTGCCGCTTCATGTTCAAATAAAGCCAAAAAAGATTATGACTTAGGTCTTTCTGCTGACCCGATTAACTCGCTAAATTACATTAAATATCCTTCTGTTAACAAATTATTGCCATCACTAGTAGAATCTCCATTAAAATCAGGGCCAAATGAAACAATTAAAAGAATTGCTAATGTGCCTAAAATTCACATGGGCTTGTATCAAACCGATGAAGAAGGAAATCTTGATAAATTTTTAGAAAAAAACCCAAATCCCGAAAATTCTCCAAGATTTTATAGCCTGGACGATTTTGGTTCAGCACCCGGCAATATTTCAACAGACCAATCAATTCGCCACGCAGTCCATTCAATAGTTACACCAAGTAATAAATTCCTTTCAAGCAATGTGTTTCTAAATGATGGCCAAAGTAAATGAAGTAATGGTGACACAGTAACTGCTGACGATTATGTTGATGCAATGCACTATATTTTTGACCTTGAAACTGGTTCTCAAAAAGTAACAACAATGTTACAAAGAAAATTTAAATCTTCAAGTGAGATGATTGAAGCACAAAACAAATATATTCGTAAACACAAAAAAGCATACAAAAACCCTTTTGCCTATCCACCAATTATCAAAAATAAAGATGGGCAATGAGTTTATGATGTTTTTGACCCATTATATACACCTTGAGGTTCACAAAACGAAGGTGACGAAGCAGAAGTTGCTGAAATTAAGAAAACTGCACTTGATTTAGGTTTCTATTCAGGAAGAATGTATTGAAATTATGACAATAAAACAATCTTGTCTTCAATACCTTATTCACCAGATTTTGATTTTGAAGCTGAGTCAACTGTTATCATGCTTCCTAACCCAGAATACTTAAAATCAATTGGATCGGGAAAAAATAGTGACGTTCCACAACGTATTCCTGTAAGAATTAGAAAATATTTATATTTTGATCCAAAACAAACTGTTTCTGAAGAATTCAAAAAATTAATTCAAAGATCTAGAGAATTAAAATACAAACTAGGTTCAGTGCGTTATGATGAATTTTCGCCAGAAAATTACACTGAAGAAGTAAACAAACTTTACAATAATTTACTTCCAAATAACCAAACAACAATTGATAATGATTTTGTCAAAAATCTGCAACCGAAAGATTACTTTAGCAGTGTCGTATTAGCAATGGATGAATACACTCTGCGTGTTGCATATGACGATTATCAACCAACCGATATCAATAATGCTTATACAGACTTAAACTCAATAATTACACCTATTAATAGACGTTTTGTTGAGTCTATCGGCGGAATTAAAGAATTTGGACTAAAAAGAGAACACTTTTTAACTAATGGTCCATTCAATATTCAAGATTTAGTTCTAGGTCCGCAAGGTTTTATTTTACTTTCAAAAAATAACCTATACTATTCAGCTGCTAAAACATTTAGTAACAAAATTAAAATCTACTTCTCAAATGAGCCTAATATTAATTCAGCTATGTTTGAGGATGGTTATATCTCTGCTACTAAAATTCC contains:
- a CDS encoding ABC transporter substrate-binding protein; the encoded protein is MSFKKYLKLSLFTSILSAPLIAASCSNKAKKDYDLGLSADPINSLNYIKYPSVNKLLPSLVESPLKSGPNETIKRIANVPKIHMGLYQTDEEGNLDKFLEKNPNPENSPRFYSLDDFGSAPGNISTDQSIRHAVHSIVTPSNKFLSSNVFLNDGQSKWSNGDTVTADDYVDAMHYIFDLETGSQKVTTMLQRKFKSSSEMIEAQNKYIRKHKKAYKNPFAYPPIIKNKDGQWVYDVFDPLYTPWGSQNEGDEAEVAEIKKTALDLGFYSGRMYWNYDNKTILSSIPYSPDFDFEAESTVIMLPNPEYLKSIGSGKNSDVPQRIPVRIRKYLYFDPKQTVSEEFKKLIQRSRELKYKLGSVRYDEFSPENYTEEVNKLYNNLLPNNQTTIDNDFVKNLQPKDYFSSVVLAMDEYTLRVAYDDYQPTDINNAYTDLNSIITPINRRFVESIGGIKEFGLKREHFLTNGPFNIQDLVLGPQGFILLSKNNLYYSAAKTFSNKIKIYFSNEPNINSAMFEDGYISATKIPPALQWKYWTNIQNRKYMNKSNGYGTIAFAFNLDNETNSNSIVNDQNLRNAIYYAIDRNEMLNIVGWSSSFPVITWTAFGQASSSFGDAVEAGFEHDFMYTKYGSYPTDTNDKKNYLNEYIYKEARKTAEENNWGIPVPIQNYKHIDHIAKSMKFETVDRTDKGFHLDVARGFMEEFKKQHPNLTKVTLKMISNSSEEQKNAGIALKDFMRKAFGNFIEIDIKNLPENVYEDWRTTGKYDLIYRNFDAFGSDIYSYIRVFLKPDGIVSEQQKTTGFRNNPSGSWTYHKFFTSLGYSRDENNKLVIKNPEDEKKINELKQRLRILGTKPNSPDVWNKIVDLSVLHNNEDTNEYTKRHMRFLTSQFTEEEKQEGWTEVIAFAVISGFEKIVREAAPVIPLMEVDTYWEISRVNGASSLYSYSLQYAYDVLNPPIPSLPTIIK